The Eurosta solidaginis isolate ZX-2024a chromosome 4, ASM4086904v1, whole genome shotgun sequence genome includes a window with the following:
- the LOC137248271 gene encoding mitosis initiation protein fs(1)Ya-like translates to MKLPSDVICGVCKKVFCCAECRYKHEIKTHAISVVVQKPKYNEQCVEGHSKATIKFETTNIYLFCSICERKPMPLQREMYAEMLSHVEEYHLPLRCRKCAKVYNRIDDLQNFTKCTQTTMPPSICCYPHDGCYERPDPICHTVTMQKDLVKVTISTQTSPQQRRVEHTNEFHQTPMSLINLRWKTKSKLTHEEVVTDSVSSLKNISSISHGSGRRSLDAIVKPKGQLVRTTSTPVHAELLYQKHTERTFNASGGQVSSIHHSAGDSDNLSPALATGRAATSNAPPPCLSPNRQHLESVNRYLKVGGARAKMTAVTPLRQVMSKSIQKAFAEHGGLPTTTARLNYGTDLQPLSKNKLLDLHTTDASQASPARSPLDLRLSPAVRRTHHEVHTTHWQTTSSHALLEPKSTITQNIRHEVLRSSQRLTTTESIVITRTTQHMTSIEAATESSGVSSDSQSSIASKFSDKSLASSTDNTSYNSALSGSSCGSMYKSCQSVKVISATTELCDIQQDGYAATMDGNAKNVRENIAPTMATVSQMSNSNLPPITPITRIPGALIHKKLICFDSPYEEDELDMEKSTGNKVSVETSNTQELKTPPKHNSANASSKALDKVAKDQLGTNNSDSSAKKKATETPQSNITVSKLVNKISETPLSTNSSATEAFFTPSGTPIRRNAKMRMADKTNKENINKGTSSSCAPSLRKTGRCTTFERSESISDNDNENDEVIHHGTIPKEGGNQNTAAALGRSWSFGAILGSMIRLPSKSKSTLVQKVKTPSPHQSSSLIKRCASLAGTLVRSHSLTDKEEEFRHQKRKRCYTTEGKLLLNAPSEYSHYSDPLSPTTENSLRTKRFRIHGRKPIGRMRRDM, encoded by the exons aTGAAATTGCCCAGCGAT GTTATTTGTGGAGTATGTAAGAAAGTATTTTGCTGTGCTGAATGCCGTTATAAGCATGAAATAAAAACCCATGCCATCTCCGTCGTCGTACAGAAACCTAAATATAATGAGCAATGCGTTGAAGGCCACTCAAAAGCAACCATTAAATTCGAAACCACTAATATCTATCTTTTTTGTTCCATTTGCGAACGAAAACCAATGCCGCTACAACGTGAAATGTACGCTGAGATGTTATCCCATGTGGAGGAATATCATTTGCCGCTACGTTGTCGCAAATGCGCTAAG GTCTATAATCGTATCGATGACttgcaaaattttacaaaatgcaCGCAGACTACCATGCCCCCGTCAATATGTTGTTATCCACATGACGGCTGTTATGAGCGTCCTGATCCAATTTGTCACACAGTCACTATGCAAAAGGATCTTGTCAAGGTTACCATTTCCACGCAAACTTCACCACAACAGCGACGTGTAGAACACACCAACGAGTTCCATCAGACACCAATGTCACTGATCAATCTACGTTGGAAGACCAAGAGCAAATTGACGCATGAAGAAGTTGTTACTGATAGTGTTTCATCGTTAAAAAATATTTCCTCGATAAGTCATGGTTCTGGACGTCGTAGTTTGGATGCCATTGTCAAGCCAAAAGGACAGCTAGTGCGCACCACATCAACACCGGTACACGCAGAGCTACTTTACCAAAAGCATACGGAGCGCACCTTTAACGCGTCTGGCGGTCAAGTGTCGAGTATACACCATAGCGCTGGCGACTCGGATAATCTGAGTCCAGCATTGGCAACAGGAAGAGCTGCCACTTCGAATGCTCCTCCACCATGTCTATCaccaaacagacaacatttggaaaGTGTTAATCGCTACctaaaagttggcggtgcacgTGCCAAGATGACAGCCGTAACTCCGTTGCGTCAAGTAATGTCAAAGAGTATCCAAAAAGCATTTGCTGAACATGGCGGTTTGCCCACGACAACAGCACGTCTTAATTATGGTACAGATTTGCAGCCGTTAAGTAAGAACAAGTTATTGGACTTACATACAACTGATGCAAGTCAGGCGAGTCCTGCACGTTCACCGTTGGATTTGCGTCTTTCGCCTGCTGTTCGGCGAACTCATCACGAAGTTCATACAACTCATTGGCAAACGACCTCCTCGCATGCTTTGTTGGAACCCAAATCAACTATAACACAGAATATACGCCACGAAGTGTTACGCTCATCACAAAGGCTTACCACCACGGAATCAATTGTGATCACGCGCACCACTCAGCACATGACAAGCATTGAAGCAGCGACAGAGAGTAGCGGCGTAAGTAGCGATAGTCAAAGTTCCATTGCGTCTAAGTTTAGCGATAAATCGTTAGCATCATCAACGGATAATACGAGTTATAATAGCGCTTTATCCGGCTCAAGTTGTGGCTCTATGTATAAATCCTGTCAAAGTGTTAAGGTCATATCGGCAACCACAGAACTATGTGATATCCAGCAGGATGGCTATGCCGCTACTATGGATGGCAACGCGAAAAATGTTAGAGAAAACATTGCACCTACTATGGCGACTGTGTCACAGATGTCTAACAGTAATTTACCGCCGATAACTCCCATTACGCGCATTCCCGGTGCCCTCATACATAAGAAACTAATATGTTTTGATTCTCCCTACGAAGAAGATGAGCTGGATATGGAAAAATCTACAGGTAATAAGGTTAGTGTGGAGACCTCAAATACCCAAGAATTGAAAACGCCGCCGAAACATAATTCAGCCAACGCAAGCTCAAAGGCTTTAGATAAAGTAGCAAAAGATCAGCTTGGTACTAATAATTCAGACTCAAGCGCTAAAAAGAAAGCTACAGAAACTCCACAAAGTAATATCACAGTGTCAAAGTTAGTTAATAAAATATCTGAAACTCCGCTTAGTACAAATTCTTCAGCGACTGAGGCATTCTTCACACCTAGTGGCACACCCATACGTCGCAATGCGAAAATGCGAATGGCTGATAAGACGAACAAAGAAAACATTAATAAAGGTACATCGTCATCCTGTGCCCCTTCGCTAAGGAAAACTGGAAGATGCACGACATTTGAACGATCTGAAAGTATTTCCGACAACGACAATGAAAATGACGAGGTTATCCATCATGGTACAATACCAAAAGAAGGTGGAAACCAAAATACTGCTGCCGCTTTGGGTCGTTCATGGTCATTTGGTGCTATACTGGGTTCTATGATTCGTCTGCCTTCGAAGAGTAAAAGCACTCTGGTGCAAAAGGTTAAGACCCCATCGCCGCATCAATCGAGTTCCTTGATTAAGCGTTGTGCTTCATTGGCAG GTACCCTAGTGCGCTCCCACAGTTTAACTGATAAAGAAGAAGAATTTCGTCATCAAAAACGAAAACGTTGCTACACAACTGAAGGAAAATTACTATTAAATGCGCCTTCTGAATATAGCCATTACAGTGATCCTCTCTCGCCAACTACCGAAAACTCGTTACGTACAAAACGTTTTCGCATACATGGACGCAAACCAATCGGGCGTATGCGCAGGGATATGTAA